The Candidatus Peribacteria bacterium region CGTCGTCATGTGCCAGCACACGTTTGGTATTCCCGCCGATGCAAAGCGCCTCCGTGAAATCTGCGACCGGCATTCGCTGTTTTTGATTGAAGACTGTGCCCACATTCTTCCGGATGCAAAGGGGCCAACAGAAATCGGACATCTTGGCGATGCGATGCTGCTGAGCTTTGGCCGTGATAAAGCAATCTCAGGCGTGAGTGGCGGCGGACTGATAGTCAGGGATACGCATATCGCCAATCAATTGCGTGCGATGCAGCAGGATGCACGACCGATTGGTCTCTTCCAGATTTTTGCCTACCTCCAGTACCCCCTGCTCTACAGTCTCGCAAAGCCTGTGTACGACCGCGGCCTTGGGAAAGCGATCCTGGTGCTGGCATCGAAACTCAAACTGCTTATTCCCATTCTCACACGGTTAGAAAAGAAAGGAGAGATGGGACAGACCCTGCACCGTATGCCCGGAGCCTGCGCTGCACTTGCGCTGCAGCAGCTGAACACACTGGAGGCGATTAACGATCATCGGCGTATGCTCACAGATTTCTACCTGACACACGGATTTGAAGCGGGCTGGCCGACTGTGGACGCTCTGTCCGGCAGTTTTCCGCTGCAGAAATTCCCGCTCTTTACCGTGGGCGCAGAAAAGATCCGGCGTGCACTGAAGAAACACAACATTCACCTGTATGATGGCTGGACGGGATGTGTCGTCTGCCCGGATACCGTCAGCAATGCAGACGCAGGATATGAGGATGGACAGGACCCGCAGGCCGAGTCTGCGTGCCAGCAGATTCTCTCCCTCCCGACGCATCCGACCATGACACTCGCTCAAGCCAAAACACTCGTTTCCCATCTCGATCCCCTTCTCCGTTCATGAACACCCCCGAAAACCGCCACGACCCGCTCAGCAAACGTCTTGGCATCAAGCCAGGGCACACCGTTGTCCTGCACAATGTTCCCACCACGGTTTTTGGAACGCTGGGATCGGAGGCGCGGCAGGCACTTTTGCAGCAGACACCGGGCAAAGGCGCGGACATGCTGATTACCTTTCAGACAGATGCAAAAGAGCTCGATGAGACATTCGACTCCCTTAAAGGACAGATCGCCACGCACGGCGCCCTCTGGATCGCGTGGCCGAAAATCATCATGGGCATCAAGACAGATCTGAAGTCGGCGGTTGTGCGCAACATCGCAAAGAAGCACGGACTCTCGGAAGTGAATAACACCGAGATCGAATACTCCTATGCAGCATTGAAATTCGTTTATAAAGTACAGGACAGATGATCACCCAGATTGCAGACAACCGGCAGGAGTGGGATGACTTTCTGAAAAGCCAGCGCTTCTCGCCGTTCCTCCAGAGCTGGACTATGGGAGAGGTCTACCGCGATATCGGACAAGAACCGGTCAGACTGGAAGTGCGCGATGATGGAAAGATTGTCGGTATCTGTCAGGCGATTTTGGTACCCGCACGCAGAGGACGGCATTTGATGGTGCAGTATGGACCAGTGGTCGGTTATGGGTTATCGGTTATGGGTCATGGGGTTTTTGAAATGTTGGTTGATGGATTGAAAGAAGAAGCCCGGAAGCATCGCTGTAGTTTTGTACGCATGAGCCCCTTTGCCTCCGATACTCATCAAGAGCAACTCAAAGGAATCTCATCACCTCTGCATCTTTTAGCGGAGCACATCTGGTATCTCCCCCTCACAACCGACGATCAGTGGCCCCCCGTAACCCA contains the following coding sequences:
- a CDS encoding aminotransferase class I/II-fold pyridoxal phosphate-dependent enzyme, with translation MQPIHHTFAPLADSAQRRLALSRTLMPWQYRDPGDVQALEQALGKRFNGDAITFNSGRESLLALLKAMKLQPDEEVIVQGYTCVVVPNAIHAAGMKTVYVDIEKDTLNLDPDAVEAAITPKTRVVMCQHTFGIPADAKRLREICDRHSLFLIEDCAHILPDAKGPTEIGHLGDAMLLSFGRDKAISGVSGGGLIVRDTHIANQLRAMQQDARPIGLFQIFAYLQYPLLYSLAKPVYDRGLGKAILVLASKLKLLIPILTRLEKKGEMGQTLHRMPGACAALALQQLNTLEAINDHRRMLTDFYLTHGFEAGWPTVDALSGSFPLQKFPLFTVGAEKIRRALKKHNIHLYDGWTGCVVCPDTVSNADAGYEDGQDPQAESACQQILSLPTHPTMTLAQAKTLVSHLDPLLRS